A genomic window from Clostridium aceticum includes:
- a CDS encoding ROK family protein gives MYYIGIDLGGTSIKVGIVSEEGEILIKTSSATPVKKGFEGVLVRIKELIDEVMIEKKIDKKNIAAVGIGIPGACSQEGFVYFASNLFWKKVPLAERLHEMTGLKVYVENDATVAAVGEYIKGVTKGKKNAIFLTLGTGVGGGFIINNKIYSGSHGIGAEVGHMVIGKNFYDCTCGNHGCLETFVSATALIKYCKKLLEENKESLVFHRVDGNLDNLTAKIIFDCARKGDSTALKVIDRMTHYLAIGLANLINLFDPEVIAIGGGVAEAGDVFIEKLREEVKKYIYVKDMNVTEIVLAELKNDAGIIGSGMYAKFNNSSSREIQNYAKMK, from the coding sequence TTGTACTATATTGGCATTGATCTCGGAGGGACTTCTATCAAGGTAGGTATTGTGTCAGAAGAAGGAGAAATTTTAATAAAGACCAGCAGTGCTACACCAGTAAAAAAGGGTTTTGAAGGTGTTTTAGTAAGGATCAAGGAGTTAATTGATGAAGTCATGATAGAAAAGAAGATAGATAAGAAAAATATTGCAGCAGTAGGAATAGGAATACCAGGAGCCTGTAGTCAAGAAGGTTTTGTATATTTTGCTTCCAACTTATTTTGGAAGAAGGTTCCTCTAGCCGAAAGATTACATGAAATGACGGGTCTAAAGGTCTATGTAGAAAATGATGCCACAGTAGCTGCTGTAGGAGAGTACATTAAAGGAGTCACTAAAGGAAAGAAAAATGCTATCTTTTTAACTTTAGGTACCGGTGTAGGAGGTGGATTTATTATAAACAATAAGATCTACAGTGGGAGTCATGGAATCGGTGCAGAGGTAGGCCATATGGTAATTGGAAAAAACTTTTATGACTGTACTTGTGGTAATCATGGTTGTCTAGAAACCTTTGTTTCAGCTACTGCACTGATAAAGTATTGTAAAAAACTATTAGAAGAAAATAAGGAAAGTTTGGTTTTTCATAGGGTTGATGGAAATTTGGATAATCTTACTGCAAAAATAATTTTCGACTGTGCCAGAAAAGGGGACTCTACAGCTCTGAAGGTGATAGATCGGATGACACATTATTTAGCGATTGGATTAGCAAATTTGATCAACCTATTTGATCCAGAAGTCATTGCCATTGGTGGTGGCGTTGCTGAGGCAGGGGATGTTTTCATAGAAAAACTAAGAGAAGAGGTAAAAAAATATATATATGTAAAGGATATGAATGTTACAGAAATTGTATTGGCAGAATTAAAAAATGATGCGGGGATTATAGGAAGTGGTATGTATGCGAAATTCAATAATTCCTCCTCCCGAGAGATTCAAAACTATGCTAAAATGAAATAA
- the hcp gene encoding hydroxylamine reductase produces MDSSMFCWQCEQTVGGKGCTKVGVCSKDPDIAKMQDVLIYLLKGWGFYATKVLEKGDKISQEYGEFFTECTFSTLTNVNFHAERFVDYIKKANKIKKELMEKAGSIENAPKGADFFSPETRGEILNLPWVKNLGVMDDEDLDMDLRSLRELLIYGIKGMSAYHHHAYALGKYDEEVTNFMYKAFATTLDPDANMEKYFDLNMGLGKMNLQCMALLDAANTGAFGDPEPTEMLITKKKGPFIVISGHDLRDLGDLLEQTKGKGVNIYTHGEMLPCNAYPELKKHPHLIGNYGGAWQDQQTQFDGLPGAILMTSNCLMKPRDSYKDRIFTSSIVGFPDIQHIETVNGKKDFTPIINKALELGGFTEDEEERRIPMGFGRKALLSNADKIVGAVKEGQLKHFFLIGGCDGARPGRNYFTEFAEKTPKDTVILTLACGKYRFNKLDLGTVAGFPRILDCGQCNDAYTAIQVALALAEAFDCDVNKLPLSYIVSWYEQKAVAVLLTMLYLGLQDIYLGPSLPAFVSPNVLQTLVEKFNIKPVSTPDEDLKVILG; encoded by the coding sequence ATGGATAGTTCAATGTTTTGTTGGCAATGTGAGCAGACTGTTGGTGGTAAAGGATGTACTAAGGTAGGTGTATGTAGCAAAGATCCTGATATCGCTAAAATGCAAGATGTGCTTATTTATCTTCTTAAAGGCTGGGGCTTTTATGCTACGAAAGTTCTAGAAAAAGGAGATAAAATTTCTCAAGAGTATGGAGAGTTTTTTACAGAATGTACTTTTTCCACACTGACTAATGTGAATTTTCATGCTGAAAGATTTGTAGATTACATAAAAAAAGCTAATAAAATTAAAAAAGAGTTAATGGAAAAGGCGGGTTCCATAGAAAATGCTCCTAAAGGGGCCGACTTCTTTTCCCCTGAAACAAGAGGAGAAATACTTAATCTTCCTTGGGTAAAAAATTTAGGTGTTATGGATGATGAAGATCTGGATATGGATCTACGTTCTTTAAGAGAGTTATTAATCTATGGTATCAAAGGTATGAGTGCTTATCATCATCATGCTTATGCACTAGGAAAATATGATGAAGAAGTAACCAATTTTATGTACAAAGCATTTGCAACTACTTTAGATCCCGATGCAAATATGGAAAAATACTTCGATTTGAATATGGGGCTTGGTAAAATGAATCTTCAATGCATGGCATTGCTTGATGCAGCAAATACCGGTGCATTTGGAGACCCAGAACCCACCGAAATGCTAATCACTAAGAAAAAAGGTCCATTTATTGTGATATCAGGTCATGATCTTAGGGATTTGGGGGATTTATTAGAACAAACAAAGGGTAAGGGTGTAAATATTTACACCCATGGTGAAATGCTGCCATGTAATGCTTATCCTGAACTTAAAAAGCATCCTCACCTAATAGGAAATTATGGTGGTGCATGGCAGGATCAACAAACACAATTTGATGGACTTCCTGGAGCTATTTTGATGACTAGTAACTGTCTAATGAAGCCTAGAGATAGCTACAAGGATAGAATATTTACTTCTAGTATTGTTGGTTTTCCAGATATTCAACATATTGAAACAGTTAATGGTAAAAAAGACTTCACACCTATTATAAACAAAGCCTTAGAACTTGGCGGATTTACTGAAGATGAAGAAGAAAGAAGAATACCTATGGGGTTTGGTAGAAAGGCGCTACTAAGTAATGCGGATAAGATAGTAGGTGCTGTTAAAGAAGGTCAGTTAAAACACTTCTTCTTAATAGGTGGATGTGATGGTGCTCGACCAGGAAGAAATTATTTCACTGAGTTTGCTGAAAAAACACCAAAGGATACTGTAATATTAACCTTGGCTTGCGGTAAGTATAGATTTAACAAATTAGATTTAGGAACTGTTGCAGGATTCCCAAGAATCCTTGATTGTGGTCAATGTAACGATGCATACACAGCTATTCAAGTAGCTCTTGCATTAGCAGAGGCATTTGATTGTGATGTAAATAAACTCCCACTTTCCTATATTGTGTCATGGTATGAGCAAAAGGCAGTGGCGGTACTACTAACTATGTTGTACTTAGGACTACAGGATATTTACCTTGGACCTTCACTACCAGCATTTGTTAGTCCAAATGTTCTACAAACATTAGTAGAAAAGTTTAATATCAAGCCAGTTTCTACACCAGATGAAGATTTAAAAGTAATTTTAGGGTAA